One window from the genome of Deinococcus yavapaiensis KR-236 encodes:
- a CDS encoding alpha/beta fold hydrolase, whose translation MTDIRVKSGEAELIGEVSGEGRTVVFLHAGVADRRMWRAQVAATEARTVTYDRRGFGDTRPQDEPYAHIDDLLAVLNHVGAERATLVGCSQGGKIALDFALAHSERVEGLVLIAPSIGGAPAPETFPPAVEALLEDLEVAEESGDVDRLNEMEARVWLDGVLGEEGRVSGELRALFLDMNGVALRASQLGEERPADPAWPRLADITAPTLIVVGDLDFPHAQERCSRLASLVRDARLVVMPRAAHLPSFEHPEAFQGHLDAFLASSSR comes from the coding sequence ATGACCGACATCCGAGTCAAGAGTGGTGAGGCCGAATTGATCGGCGAGGTGAGCGGCGAGGGACGAACCGTGGTGTTTTTGCACGCGGGCGTCGCCGACCGACGAATGTGGCGCGCGCAAGTCGCGGCGACCGAGGCGCGCACGGTGACGTACGACCGACGAGGCTTCGGCGACACGCGCCCGCAAGACGAGCCGTACGCTCACATCGACGATCTGCTCGCGGTGCTGAATCACGTCGGCGCCGAGCGCGCGACCCTCGTGGGCTGCTCACAAGGCGGAAAGATCGCGCTGGACTTCGCGCTCGCCCACTCCGAGCGGGTGGAGGGACTCGTGCTGATCGCGCCCTCCATCGGCGGCGCTCCGGCTCCCGAGACGTTTCCCCCAGCAGTCGAAGCCCTGCTGGAGGACCTCGAGGTGGCCGAGGAGTCAGGAGACGTCGATCGCCTCAACGAGATGGAAGCTCGGGTGTGGCTCGACGGCGTGCTCGGAGAAGAGGGGCGCGTGTCGGGCGAACTCCGCGCGTTGTTCCTAGACATGAACGGCGTCGCCCTGCGCGCTTCCCAACTCGGCGAGGAACGGCCCGCCGATCCGGCTTGGCCTCGCCTCGCCGACATCACGGCGCCAACCTTGATCGTGGTGGGCGACCTCGACTTTCCTCACGCGCAGGAGCGCTGCTCGCGCCTTGCTTCGCTCGTGCGCGACGCTCGCCTCGTCGTCATGCCGCGCGCCGCGCACCTTCCGAGCTTCGAACACCCCGAGGCCTTCCAAGGGCACCTCGACGCCTTCTTGGCCTCTTCTTCTCGCTGA
- a CDS encoding TetR family transcriptional regulator has translation MSLPPNDDLPSKRPTGRRRGDSGARQAILDAAREQFAAKGYTAATVRDIAAAARVDPALIRHYFGSKDDLFAATLHIPPDLVQTATAVLAGDPATIGERFARAYLGIWEDPVTAAPVRAIFRTAVTTDKAADLLREFLQSRVLREVAPALGTDRPEMRAILASTHLLGIAIARFVLHVEPLASLDREELVAILAPTIQHYLTAPLPSRS, from the coding sequence GTGAGTTTGCCTCCGAACGACGATCTTCCCTCCAAGCGGCCCACCGGACGGCGCCGCGGTGACAGCGGCGCGCGCCAAGCGATTCTCGACGCCGCCCGCGAGCAGTTCGCCGCCAAGGGCTACACCGCCGCCACCGTGCGCGACATCGCCGCCGCCGCGCGCGTCGATCCCGCCCTCATTCGCCACTACTTCGGCAGCAAGGACGACCTCTTCGCCGCCACCTTGCACATTCCGCCCGACTTGGTGCAAACGGCCACCGCCGTGCTCGCCGGAGATCCCGCCACAATCGGCGAACGCTTCGCGCGCGCCTACCTCGGCATTTGGGAAGACCCCGTCACTGCCGCCCCGGTGCGCGCGATCTTCCGAACGGCCGTCACGACCGACAAGGCCGCCGACCTTCTGCGCGAATTTCTGCAAAGCCGCGTTCTGCGCGAAGTCGCGCCCGCGCTCGGAACCGACCGGCCGGAAATGCGCGCCATCCTCGCGAGCACGCACCTGCTCGGCATCGCGATCGCCCGCTTCGTTCTGCACGTCGAGCCTCTGGCGAGTCTCGACCGCGAGGAACTCGTCGCCATCCTCGCCCCGACGATTCAGCACTACCTGACGGCGCCGCTGCCTTCGCGTTCCTGA